DNA sequence from the Moorena sp. SIOASIH genome:
TTTACAGAAGACGCTATTCAAGTTCTTAAGTTTCACGGGTCTTACCAGCAAGACAACCGAGATAACCGGGTCAAGGGTCAGGAAAAAGACTATCAGTTCATGCTGCGCACTCGAAATCCTGGAGGATTTATTCCACCAGAGCTTTATCTGACTCTAGAGCAGTTGTCAGAAGAGTATGGTAACCATACCCTACGAGTAACTACCCGTCAGGGTTTTCAGATTCATGGCATTCTCAAGAAGAATTTGAAAGCGACAATTGCTGCAATTGTCCGCAATATGGGGTCAACCTTGGGTGCTTGTGGAGACCTCAACCGCAATGTTATGGCTGCACCAGCACCATATAAAAATCGACCAGAGTATCAGTATGCTTGGGAGTATGCTGATCGGATTGCTGACTTACTTACACCTCAAACCGGTGCCTATTACGAGATTTGGCTGGATGGGGAAAAGGTAATTAGTGCTGAGGAAGCTCCGGAGGTGAAAGCAGCACGGCAGCGCAATGGTAATGGTACTATTTTCCAGGACAAAGAGGAACCAATCTACGGGGAACACTATATGCCCCGGAAGTTTAAGTGTTGCGTAACGGTTCCCGGGGATAACTCGATTGATATCTATACCCAAGATGTGGGGTTGGTGGTAATTACCAACGACCAGGGAGAACTGGAGGGATTTAATGTTCTGGCTGGTGGGGGTATGGGTCGCACCCACAATAAAGAAGAAACCTTTGCTCGTCTAGCTGACCACATCTGCTATGTTGAAAAAGATGATATCTATGACTTGGTTAAGGCAATTGTGGCAACCCAGCGGGATTATGGCGATCGCGTAAACCGCCGTCATGCCAGAATGAAGTACCTAATCAATGATTGGGGTGTCGATAAGTTCCGGGAAAAAGTAGAAAGCTACTTCGGTAAAACCCTGGCACCGTTTAAGCCCTTACCCCCATTTAAGTACGAAGATTATTTGGGTTGGAACGAACAAGGAGACGGAAAGCTATTCCTGGGGATATCGATTGAGAATGGTCGGGTCAAAGATGAAGGGAATTTCCGACTCAAAACAGCTCTGCGGGAAATTACTAAGGAATTTGCCCTACCGATGCGGCTTACTGCTAACCACAATATTATTCTCTATGAGATTGACCCGACCCACCAGCAAGCCCTGAATCAGATTCTAGAACAGCACGGTATTCAAGTCACTCCAGAAGGGATTGAACCGTTAGTGCGCTATTCGATGGCTTGTCCAGCTTTACCTACCTGTGGTTTAGCGGTTACGGAATCAGAACGGGCGCTCCCTGGCATGGTTGAGCGGATTCGGTTACTGCTAGACAAATTGGGGTTAGACAAGGAATATTTTGTGATCCGAATGACCGGTTGTCCTAATGGCTGTGCTAGACCTTATATGGCAGAGTTGGGATTTGTCGGTAGCGCACCAAAAGCTTATCAAGTTTGGCTGGGAGCTTCACCAGATCAAACTCGGTTATCACGAGCCTATGTGCAGAAAATGCCAGAAAGTGAGCTGGAATCTTTCTTTGAACCAATTTTTGTGCAGTTTCGGGAAGAGCGCAAACCTCAGGAGAGTTTTGGGGATTTTTGCGATCGCATTGGCTTTGATGCCCTTCGGGAATTTTCCGCTAACTATGAGCTAGGTAGTGGTGTGGTTAATCCAGATGCCAAGCTAGCAAGTAAGAAATCCTCAGCTAAGAAATCTTCTACTGCTAAAAATCGCCGTCGAATTAGCATTCCCGAAGAAGTCCATGCTCGTCTTAAGGAAGCTGCTGCTAACCAAGGGAAAAGTATGACGGAGTTGGCAGCAGAAGCTCTGGAAGCTTATTTGTCATAACCAGGTTAGCAGGTTTGCAGAATGAAGAATGAAGAATGAAGAATGAAGAATGAAGAATGAAGAATGAAGAATGAAGAATGAAGAAGGCAGAATGAAGAAGGCAGAATGAAGAAGGCAGAATGAAGAAGGCAGAATGTAAAAGGTGAAATAAATTCTAAATTCTAAATTTTAAATTCTAAATTCTAAATTTTAAATTCTAAATTTTAAATTCTACTTGGTGGTGCGTTACGGGGCGGGCTATTCTAATAGTGGCTACCCAGTGGAAAATTAGGGCGAGCCCGCCCCTAACGCACCCTACATTATAAATTATAAATTATAAATTATAAATTATAAATTATAAATTATAAATTATAAATTATAAATTATAAATTATAAATTATAAATTATGGATGATATGGATTGCTAGCAAGAGCAGTAGATACTTGTTGGATTAGAGCTTCTTGGGTAGAGGAGTTATCTAAAACTAGATCAGCAAGTGCTATTTTTTGCTGGAGGGGGAGTTGGCTGTTGATCCGGGCTTGAGCTTGTTCTTTAGAGATGCGATCGCGTTTCTGGATCCGTCTGAGCTGTTGTTCTGCTGAGCAGCTGACTACCCAGATTTCTGTCACTAAGTCTGTCATCTTAGCTTCAAATAGTAAAGGGATGACTAAGATGACTGTAGGAGCAACTATGGTATCGAGTTCAGATTGAAAGCGATCGCGTACATAAGGATGGATTTGTTGCTCTAACCACTGTCGCTCAGCTGGGTTACTAAAAATTATCTCTCCCAAGCGTTTGCGGTTCAGGGTACTGTCACTGTGCTGCACTTGTAAACCGTAGCGCTGATAAATCTGTTTCAGGATTGGTGAATCTGGTTGTACTGCTTCTCTGGCATAGATATCCGCATCTAAAATCGGTAGCCTATAGGTATCAGCTAGGTAATTCGATACAGTGGTTTTTCCCGTGGCGATACCACCGGTTAGACCAATGATGCGTTTTTGATTCATGGGCGTTAAGTATAAAATCGGTTGTGATATCAGGGATGCGATCGCACCTGTTGGTAACAAATCCCTGCTACCAGGTGAGGTGGTGGGTTACAGCGCAATTCATTGCCACCCTACAGTAGCTGAGGGCTGATATCATGTTAGGATAGTTACCCTTAATAAAAATCTCCCCCATCTCCCCATCTCCCACACTCCCCACACTCCCCACACTTCCCACACTTCCCACACTTCCCACACTTCCCACACTTCCCACACTTCCCGCGCCCCCGCCCCTAGATTATGGGTATTCAACCGGACTTGATATGAGTGGGTGAGTGGTTCAGTTTTCTTTTCTAAATCTCATCTAACTTTCATTTATTCGTTAGGGTGATTTCAGAATGGTAGTTCATTCTAATAATTAAGCAACTAAAGCAATGATTCAATTCATTTTTGATTACTAGGAGGAAGTGTTATGAAACGTCTGATTGTTGGTGGTTTATCCGTATTGTTAATGGCAGCAGCAACTCCGGCTGTGCAAGCAGAAACAACTGTTGTTAAACAAAAGTCTTTAAACAATGCTCTGGTCAGTCAACGAATAGCCTCTACTATCGCCACAGGAAGCTTTATCACCGTTGATAGAGGGCATCGCACTCAAGGAAATGTAAAGATTGTCAATGAAAATGGTAAACGCTATCTAGAATTCGATCAATCCTTTAAAACTGGTAGTGGCCCCGATGTGAATGTACTCCTGTATCGGAACAGCAGTGTACCTCGTAAAATTCGGCCACAAGACTATGTAACCCTCGCCCGAATCAAGCAATTCAGTGGTGCTCAACGGTATGCTATTCCTGACGACTGGAATCTTGACGAATTTGGCTCTGTAGCAGTTTGGTGTCGTCGCTTTAACATCACCTTTGGTTACGCTGCCCTATAAAAGAGGTACTTTCGTCCTGGGTTAATGGGAGTAGGGAGTAGGGAGTAGGGAGTAGGGAGTAGGGAGTAGGGAGTAGGGAGTAGGGAGTAGGGAGTAGGGAGTAGGGAGTAGGGATGCAGCGCAGTCAAAAGGAGCTAGTTACTCATCGCCCCATCGCTCAATCGCCCCATCTTCCCACACTTACCACACCTGTCACGCCTCCCATCTAGCGGTTTCTAGCCTAATGAGGTACACAGGATTTTTTCCCTGCTCCCTGCTCCCTGCTCCCTGTTCCCTGTTCCCTAAAACCCAATAATTTGTACCTCACCTAATTGAAAACAGCTATACTAACATTAATTAGCAATTAAGGATTGATTAACAACATTCTTATAAATTGGCGAAATTGCTGTTTTTCGCAGTGCTTTTTTCAAGGATTTATTCGTACTATTTAAAATAGTGATCCAGGTCTGACCAGGACATTCTAATTCATCGGCTAGACGGTCAATCAGTTGTTGGTCTTTAGTAGAGCTATTCGACTCCAAAAAATGACGCTCACGGCTGACACCGAGGATGTAATAGGGATTGTCTGGAAAAAATAGCACCACTTTGCGCACTAAATAAGCTTCTTTAATCTCAGGGTAACCAGCAAGTTGTTGTTGTAAGGCCGCTTCTACCTCAGCCGATAGTCCGTGGGGTTGAAAGCGATCGCCCTGACTGAAACCAGAGCGCTCTTCCTGTGCCAGGGTCAGTAATTCATGATGTTTGGCAGCTCTTTGACGATATTGGTCTGCTTCTGCGTCACGTCCTTGGCGTCTTAGAAACCCATAAATTGATTGAGTGCCACTCAAGACACTATCTGGGTCTCGTGCCATCGCCTGCTCCAGGTAATCAATACCAGCTTCATTATCTTGCGCGATTAAGATTTGCCCTAGTAAATAATTGGCGGATACATGGTCAGCTTGCCTGGTCAGTACTGACTTTAATAACGGGATTGCTTCTTGGGTGCCGACTAAATCTAATGTCCAACGAGCACGATTCCAGGCTTCCTCAACACTAAGGGGAGAGTGGGCAGCTTTTGCCTCTAAAGCTTCTAAGGATTGGCGTATCGCCTGAGCCTGGGTATAGTTTTGTCGCCATTGGTAATTGATAGTAGTGTGCCATTGACGCTCCAACTCTTGAGTCAGGGGTAGTAAAGCTTTACCCAAAAACTGCTCAGCTGCTGTTACTTTGACGAGTATGGGTAAGCTAGGCGTTGGCTTGAAGGGATATTTCAAGGCTTTTAGCCGTTCCAACAGACAAGGATGGGTATCGGCATAATGGGTTTGAGACATCAACGCTGACCTAATCCACTGTTGTTGCTGATTGGGTTCAATGGGACTAGAAAATGCCTTAGCTAAATCTTGCAAAGGGGTTTGTGGAGGATTGGGTTGATGGTAGGCTTGCTGATAAATGTCATTCCAGAAAGATTGTTCTAAGTACTGAGCTTTGACCTGAACACTCAGCAGCGCTTCGGCAACGTGCTGACTACCTGCTAACTCGGCAGCACAGCGGTCAGCTTCGTATTCATTAGCACGGGCAAGTACGAAAGAATAGGCATTGAAAAAGGGGGAATACCAATTAAAAAAGCCATGAAACAGCACTGTTGCTCCGGCATGTTGACTTTTTTCCAATTGTTGCCAAATCTGCTCCCAAGTTTGACGCAGTCGATAAATCCAGCCTGCAAAGGAACTGTGCTTGCCAGATAGATGTCCCAATTCATGGGCAAGGACGGCTCGAAATTGTCTAGGAGAAAGGGCTTGGAGTAAAGGCAGTCCTAAGATTAAGTAGTTTTGTTGCCATCCCAGTAAGCCCAGACGAGGAATCTGGACTACTGCTGCATTAAATTCGCTGGTCAGGAGAACATGGTGAAAGGAAGGAGCTTTTAGAGCTTGGGTCAACTCATCAATCAAGGCAAACAGGTTTGGGACTTGCTGGCGCTGTAGTTTTAATCCCTGGGGTGGTGGAAAACTCACCCATAGCGATCGCATAATCATCCAGGCTGGCACCAGCAAAATCATGATCAGTTGAACCATGCCACGATTGATCCGACCACTGTAGTAAATCAACAGTACTACTAGTCCGAGGACTCCTAACAATCCTGCCAAGACCAGAAAAATGTAGGCATAACCCAGTGCAGCTAGAAGTCCTACACGCAGCTTATAATTATCGGGATATTGTTGGGCATAATCTTCGAGTTTCTTGACTAAGGTATCAAATTCTTCGTTTGTCATGGGTTAATCTCCTATTGACTCAGTCTCTTTGACCCAGTCTCTAGTTATAGTTAGCCCAAGTTGGTAGTCTTCTTGATCAAGAAAACGCCTTTTAGACAATTAAATTTATTTGACAATTTAATTATTTCCCCAATTTCCCCGCAAAGATCAGGTAACACTTAACCCAACGCTCTAGAATAACAGTGAACACTAGGGGTAAGCCAGAACAGTAACGTGCAGCTAAAGCAAGTCATTATTATTCACAAAGCTGGAGACTCCCAAGGAAAACGTTGCGCAGAAAAATGCGCTCGGGAGTTGGAAACACGCCAGTGCAAGGTTCTGATCGGACCTAGTGGCGCGAAAGATAATCCCTACCCAGTCTTTTTAGCTTCTGCCACCGAAGCCATTGATTTGGCAGTGGTTCTCGGGGGGGATGGGACAGTATTG
Encoded proteins:
- the coaE gene encoding dephospho-CoA kinase (Dephospho-CoA kinase (CoaE) performs the final step in coenzyme A biosynthesis.) is translated as MNQKRIIGLTGGIATGKTTVSNYLADTYRLPILDADIYAREAVQPDSPILKQIYQRYGLQVQHSDSTLNRKRLGEIIFSNPAERQWLEQQIHPYVRDRFQSELDTIVAPTVILVIPLLFEAKMTDLVTEIWVVSCSAEQQLRRIQKRDRISKEQAQARINSQLPLQQKIALADLVLDNSSTQEALIQQVSTALASNPYHP
- the sir gene encoding sulfite reductase, ferredoxin dependent gives rise to the protein MVVSQTPKARKPSKIEGIKERSNFLREPVATELLQDTTHFTEDAIQVLKFHGSYQQDNRDNRVKGQEKDYQFMLRTRNPGGFIPPELYLTLEQLSEEYGNHTLRVTTRQGFQIHGILKKNLKATIAAIVRNMGSTLGACGDLNRNVMAAPAPYKNRPEYQYAWEYADRIADLLTPQTGAYYEIWLDGEKVISAEEAPEVKAARQRNGNGTIFQDKEEPIYGEHYMPRKFKCCVTVPGDNSIDIYTQDVGLVVITNDQGELEGFNVLAGGGMGRTHNKEETFARLADHICYVEKDDIYDLVKAIVATQRDYGDRVNRRHARMKYLINDWGVDKFREKVESYFGKTLAPFKPLPPFKYEDYLGWNEQGDGKLFLGISIENGRVKDEGNFRLKTALREITKEFALPMRLTANHNIILYEIDPTHQQALNQILEQHGIQVTPEGIEPLVRYSMACPALPTCGLAVTESERALPGMVERIRLLLDKLGLDKEYFVIRMTGCPNGCARPYMAELGFVGSAPKAYQVWLGASPDQTRLSRAYVQKMPESELESFFEPIFVQFREERKPQESFGDFCDRIGFDALREFSANYELGSGVVNPDAKLASKKSSAKKSSTAKNRRRISIPEEVHARLKEAAANQGKSMTELAAEALEAYLS
- a CDS encoding M48 family metallopeptidase, producing MTNEEFDTLVKKLEDYAQQYPDNYKLRVGLLAALGYAYIFLVLAGLLGVLGLVVLLIYYSGRINRGMVQLIMILLVPAWMIMRSLWVSFPPPQGLKLQRQQVPNLFALIDELTQALKAPSFHHVLLTSEFNAAVVQIPRLGLLGWQQNYLILGLPLLQALSPRQFRAVLAHELGHLSGKHSSFAGWIYRLRQTWEQIWQQLEKSQHAGATVLFHGFFNWYSPFFNAYSFVLARANEYEADRCAAELAGSQHVAEALLSVQVKAQYLEQSFWNDIYQQAYHQPNPPQTPLQDLAKAFSSPIEPNQQQQWIRSALMSQTHYADTHPCLLERLKALKYPFKPTPSLPILVKVTAAEQFLGKALLPLTQELERQWHTTINYQWRQNYTQAQAIRQSLEALEAKAAHSPLSVEEAWNRARWTLDLVGTQEAIPLLKSVLTRQADHVSANYLLGQILIAQDNEAGIDYLEQAMARDPDSVLSGTQSIYGFLRRQGRDAEADQYRQRAAKHHELLTLAQEERSGFSQGDRFQPHGLSAEVEAALQQQLAGYPEIKEAYLVRKVVLFFPDNPYYILGVSRERHFLESNSSTKDQQLIDRLADELECPGQTWITILNSTNKSLKKALRKTAISPIYKNVVNQSLIAN
- a CDS encoding DM13 domain-containing protein translates to MKRLIVGGLSVLLMAAATPAVQAETTVVKQKSLNNALVSQRIASTIATGSFITVDRGHRTQGNVKIVNENGKRYLEFDQSFKTGSGPDVNVLLYRNSSVPRKIRPQDYVTLARIKQFSGAQRYAIPDDWNLDEFGSVAVWCRRFNITFGYAAL